The nucleotide sequence TATGaacaaattcccagaaaaattccaaaattttcaaaacaaaaacccaaaacatttcaaaaaaggcagaaaaaattgaaaaaatttacaaaaaattcattaaaaatcataaaaatcttaaaatgggcaaaaaatccccaaaatttcctaaaattctaaaaatttctgaaaacacccaaaatatttcaaaaaagagcagcaaaattaggaaaaattcataaaaattcatttaaaatcataaaaatcgtcaaaaatcgcaaaaaatccccaaaattcgaaaaaattcccaaaaaattttaaaaccccaaaaaatattccaaaaagagcagaaaattcaaaaaaaaattcacgaaaaattcattaaaaaatcataaaaatcgccaaaaatcgtaaaaatcccaaaattgcgaaaaattcaaaaaattcccaaaaattctaaaaaccccaaaaaatattttaaaaagagcagaaaaattttacataaatcacaaaaattcgttaaaatcataaaatggccaaaaaattacaaaaatcccaaaaattccgaaaaattctgaaaaaattcccaaaaattctaaaaaaccccaaaaatatttcgaaaaagagcagaaaatttgaaaaaagttcacgaaaaattcattaaaaaaatcataaaaaatggccaaaaaatcgtaaaaatcctaaaattccaaaaacatttataaaaattcCTCCAagaattcctaaaaaattcctaaaaaaaattccaaaaaagagcagaaatatttgaaaaaattcacaaaaaaattcattaaaaaatcataaaaaattgcaaaaaaatcgcaaaaagtcccaaaaaattccccaaaaaattacagaaaattccataaaaattcctcaaaaattcccaaaaattcctaaaaaattcaaaaaagagcagaaaaattcgaaaaaatctacaaaaaattcattaaaaaattataaaaaattgcaaaaaattccccaaaaattatgaaaaaattccaaaaaaattatgaaaaaattccaaaaaaattcttaaaaaattcctaaaaaattctcaaaaaattcccaaaaaattccaaaaaaattatgaacaaattcccaaaaaatttgcaaaaatttaaaaaaccccaaaacatttcaaaaagagcagaaaaattggaaaaaattcacaaaaaaaattcattaaaaaaatcataaaaaaatcataaaaatgggcaaaaatcccaaaaattcctaaaacaTTCTTAAAAATTCCTCtaagaattcccaaaaaattcctaaaaaaaattccaaaaaagagcagaaatatttgagaaaattcacaaaaaaattcattaaaaaatcataaaaaatcgcaaaaaatcccaagaaaaattcccgaaaaattcccaaaaaattcctaaaaaaaacccaaaaatatttcagaaaagagcagaaaaattaaaaaaattcacgaaaaaattcttttaaaaaatcataaaaaatggccaaaaaaatgtaaaaatccccaaaaattcacgaaaaattctgaaaaaattcccaaaaattcctaaaaaacccaaaaatattccaaaaaagagcagaaaaattcaaaaaattcacgaaaaaaattcattaaaaaatcataaaaatcgccaaaaaaatcttaaaaaaaattcaaaaaattcccaaaaattacgaaaaaattacaaaaaattacaaaaaaccccaaaaatttgtaaaaaattccaaaaattctaAAAGATtccaaaaagagcagaaaaaattcgaaaaaattcaccaaaaattcataaaaaattacaaaaaattccctgaaagttccccaaaaattccaaaaaaattctgaaagaattccccaaaaattccaaaaaattccaaaaaattcctaaaaaataccaaaaatattctaaaaaagagcagaagaatttgaaaaaaattcacgaaaaaaattcattaaaatcacaaaaaaaaattgcaaaaattacGAAGAGAAGAAATTctaaaatattccccaaaaaaatcaaaaaaaattccctaaaattttcaaaaaaattccccaaaataccaaaaaaacttccaaaaaaattcctaaaaaaaaaataccaaaatattccaaacagAGAGcacaaaaatttgaaaaaattcaaaaaaaattcattaaaatatcacaaaaaaattgtaaaaaaatgccaaaaattaccccaaaaaattccccaaaattctcaaaaaattcaaaaattccccaaaatccaaaacaattctcaaaaattcccagaaaattcaaaaaaattccccaaaaattccaaaagagagcagaaaaaaaatcgcacaaaaattcatgaaaaatcataaaaaatgcataaaaaaaggcattaaaatccccaaaaaatcactaaaaattcctaaaaattcccaaaaattcccaaaaaattacaataaattcCTGATCATTTTattgaattaaatttaatttattttgaatttcagaGCATCAGGGTGAGGTGGCAGCCGCCCCCCCCGGGCTCCCAGCACGGTTTCCTCACCGGCtacaaaatccccaaaaaaatcacaaaaaattccccaaaaattccccaaaaattcccaaaaattcttcaaaaaattccccaaaatttcaagaATATtcaaaaaaagagcagaaaaaattcgaaaaaattataaaaatcacaacaaaatcacaaaagaattgcaaaaaaattgcaaaaattcaaaaaaaattccccaaaaaccccaaaaaattctcaaaaaattcccaaaaaattccaaaaaaattatgaacaaattcccagaaaattcccaaaaattttcaaaacaaaaaccaaaaacatttcaaaaaaagagcagaaaaattcgaaaaaatttacaaaaaaattcataaaaaaatcataaaaaatcgaaaaaaatgggcaaaaaatccccaaaaaattccaaaaaaattcccaaaaaattcctgaaaacaccccaaaaatatttcaaaaaaagagcagcaaaattcggaaaaattcataaaaaaattcatttaaaaatcataaaaaatcgtcaaaaaaatcgcaaaaaatccccaaaaaattccgaaaaaattcccaaaaaattcttaaaaaaccccaaaaatattccaaaaaagagcagaaaaattcgAAAAAAATTCAcgaaaaaattcattaaaaaaatcataaaaaatctccaaaaaatcgcaaaaaatcccaaaaaaattgccgaaaaattcccaaaaaattcccaaaaaattcctaaaaaaaccccaaaaatatttcaaaaaagagcagaaaaattctaaataaatcacaaaaaattcgttaaaaaatcataaaaaatggccaaaaaattgcaaaaaatcccaaaaaaattcccgaaaaattcctgaaaaattcccaaaaaattccccaaaaaatcccaataaattcttcataattttttggaataaaatggaatttttttgccattttcagaGCATCAGGGTGAGGTGGCAGCCGCCCCCGCCGGGCTCCCAGCACGGTTTCCTCACCGGCTACAAAATCCGGCACCGGAGAAATTCCCGGCGAGGAGAGGCGGAAACCTTGGAAGGCACGAACCTCTGGTGCCTCTTCACAGGTGGGGAAAAAAGCGACACAAAGTCACTTGTTtcacaccaaaaaatcccccaaaaaattccccaaaaaatcccccaaaaaatccctaaaaatcccctaaaaattcccaaaaaatgcctcaaaaattccaaaaaaaaaaaatccccaaaatgacccaaaaattccccaaaaattccacaaaaattccccaaaaattccctaaaaagccccaaaaaattccccaaaattccccaaaaaatggcccaaaaatcccccaaaaattccccaaaaatcccccaaaaaaatccccaaaaatctcctaaaaatcccccaaaatgccccaaaaaattcccataaaaataccccaaaaaatcccctaaaaatctctaaaaattccccaaaaattcccaaaaattcctcaaaaatcccccaaaaattccccaaaaaattccccaaaaatccccccaaaaatcccaaaaaaatccctaaaaattcccccaaaaattcccaaaaaatgcctcaaaaaatcccaaaaaattctcaaaaattccccaaaaattccctgaatattccccaaaaatccttaaaaatcccccaaaaatgacccaaaaattccccaaaaattcccaaaaaattccccaaaattcccaaaaaatgcctcaaaaaatccccaaaaatcctcaacaattccccaaaaatgacccaaaaattccccaaaaattctccaaaaaatccccaaaaaatctccaaaaaatcccccaaaattcccaaaaaatgcctccaaaaatcctcaaaaatcccccaaaaatgacccaaaaatcccccaaaaattcccaaaatatcccccaaattccccaaaaattccctgaatattccccaaaaatcctcaaaaatcccccaaaaatgacccaaaaattcccaaaaaatttccaaaaaattccccaaaaattccccaaactccccaaaaattccttaaaaattcccaaaaaattccccaaaaaatccccaaaaatcccccaaaattcccaaaaatgcctcaaaattttccccaaaaatccccccaaaaattccccaaaattccctaaaaaactccttaaaaaatcccccaaaaattccctaaaaattgcccaaaaattccccaagaaatcccctaaaaatgtcacaaaaaattccccaaaaattctgaaaaatcccaaaaattccccaaatagTCCACAAAAcattcacaaaaaatcccaaaaaatttcctcaaaaaatttgcaaaaaatccccaaaaatccccccccaaaattcctagaaattctccaaaaattccccaaaaattgcctaaaaatcctcaaaaattccccaaaaattccccaaaaaatcccccaaaaaatccccaaaaattcccaaaaacccccaaaaattcactaaaaaatcccccaaaaattcctaaaattccccaaaaattccaaaaaagttcccaaaaaatccccaaaaaaactcccaaaaattcacaaaaaatcccaaaaaattctccaaagACTCCCTGAATATTCCCAAAACATTCCCaataaatcctaaaaaattacccaaatattgctcaaaaaattccccaaaaaatccccgaaaaattccccaaaaattcccaaaaattccctaaaaattccccaaaaaatccccaaaagaatCCCcaacaaatcccccaaaaattccctaaaaattcccccaaaatccctaaaaatttcccaaaaaattccccaaaaatctccaaaaattccccaaaaaatccccgaaaattccccaaaaaattccccaaaaatgccccaaaatccccaaaaattccctaaaaattccccaaaaattcctcaaaaaaatcccccaaaaattccctaaaaatccctaaaaaattgccaaaaattccctaaaaattccttaaaaaatcccaaaaaaatcgccaaaatattcccaaaaatgccacaaaaaattccaaaaattctccaaaaaattcacccaaaaattccccaaaattctccagaaattccctaaaaatccccaaaaattccccaaaaattctgtaaaaatcccccaaaaatcccccaaaattccctaaaaaatctccaaaaatgccccaaaaatccccctaaaaattccccaaaaattccccaaaaattctccaaaaattccctgaatattcccaaaaaaaaaaattcccaataaatcctaagaaattccccaaatattgcccaaaaaatccccaaaaattccccaaaaaatcccctaaaaattcccaaaaattccccaaaaattccccaaaaaatccctaaaaaattctcaaaaaatcccccaaaattccccaaaattctcccaaaaattctccaaaaaatccccgaaattccccaaaaaatcctttaaaaatccccacaaaatcctttaaaaattcccagaaaatccccccaaaattccccaaaaaattcgcaaaaattccccaaaaaatccccaaaaaatccctaaaaaattccccaaaaattccccaaaaattccctaaaaattcccaaaaaatccccaaaaatcccccccaaaattccctaaaaatccctgaaaaaatccaaaaaaattctccaaaaaaatcccccaaaaatccctaaaaatcccccaaaaattcctaaaaattcccaaaaattccccaaaaattccccaaaaaattcgcaaaaattccccaaaaaatccccaaaaaatccctaaaaatcccccaaaaattccccaaaaaatccccaaaaatcccccaaaaattccttaaaaatccctgaaaaaatccccaaaaatccccccaaaaattccctaaaaatccctgaaaaaatccccaaaaaatccccaaaaattccctaaaaatccccccaaaaaacccccaaattccccaaaaaccctcaaaaatccccctaaaaatttgcaaaaaatcccaaaaaatgccccaaaaataccccccaaaaattcctaaaaattctcCAATTGTTCCTTTGATGtttgaagtgattttttaatttttcaaataatatttttaattggaatttgaattatttttagatTTGGACAagggcagccagcacagcttccaaGTGGCGGCGATGACGGCGAACGGGACGGGGCCGCCCTCGGCCTGGGTGGCAGCTGAGACTCCTGACCATGATCTGGATggtgaaaaattggggaaaaattggggaaaattggggaaaattggggaaaaaattgggggaaatttaggggaaaattgggggaaaattgggagaaaatttggggaaaaattgggggaataTTAGGAGAAATACggtaaaaaatgggggaaaagtaGGGGAAATACGgtaaaaattggggagaaaaattgaagaaaaatgggaaaaattacagggaaaattgggggaaaaatgggggaaaattggggaaaaattgggggaaaattgggggaaaattgggggaaaattgggataaaaatgggaaaaatttgagggaaattgggggaaaagttgttgaaaatttggagaaaaattggggggaaatgggggaagttttggtgaaaaaattggaaaaaccgggaaaaattaggggaaaatggaggaagaattggaagaaaattggggaaaaattggagaaaaattggaggaaaattggggaaaaattgggggaaaaaaggcagaaattggggaaaaaaatcgggaaaaatgtgggaaaattggggaaaaaatggggataaaaatgggagaaatttgagggaaattggggaaaagttggagaaaaattgggggaaaattggggaaaaaaaaggcaaaaatggggagaaaaatcaggaaaaatatcagaaaaaaatcgggaaaaatcagaaaaaaaatcagaaaaaattggggaaaaatcaggaaaaaatagggaaaaaatgagggaaaaatgggggaaaaaatcagaaaaaaattgggaaaaatcagaaaaaaataggggaaaaatgggaaaaaaaatcagaaaaaaatcagaaaaaattgccaattaaatgaggaaaagggggaagatttgggaaaaattgggagaaaattggggaaaaattgggagaaaattagggaaaattggggaaaaaaaggcaaaaatggggagaaaaatcaggaaaaaataggaaaaaaatcaggaaaaatcactaaaaaatccaatttttgtcggattttcccccagttttttttctatttgatgtttaaatcttttatttttatatttttacagaatCTCAGgttcctgagcagcccagccGCTGCTGCGCGTGCCCCCCCTCAGGGATCTCGCTGAGCTgggaaatctggggaaaaatgagaaaaattggggaaaaaattggggaaaaaggggaaaaaaaatggggaaaaaattggggaaaaaggggaaaattggggaaaaaattggggaaaaaaggggaaaaattgggaaaaaattgaggaaaaatgggggagaatttggggaaaaattgggtgAAAGTTTGGcaaaaagtggagaaaaaatgtggaaaaaacgagggaaaaaatagggaaaaattggttaaaattgggaaaaaattgggaaaaaaaaaaggaaaaaatccgaaataaatagagaaaaaatgagaCCGAAATAGggaaaagaatcagaaaaaaatcagagaaaaatcagagaaaaatcagaaaaaataggggaaaaattgggaaaaatcagaaagaagTAGGGAAAAATTCgggaaaaaatgaggggaaaatgggagaaaaatcaggaaaaaattgggaaaaaatcagggaaaaatagggaaaaaatcagaaaaaaatcagaaagatattggggaaaaatcaggaaaaaattgggaaaaaccagaaaaaaatagggaaaaaatgggagaaaaatcagaaaaaaatagggaaaaaatcaggaaaaaatgagggaaaaatgggagaaaaaatcagaaaaaaattgggaaaaatcagaaaaaaataggggaaaaatgggaaaaaaaatcagaaaaaaatcagaaaaaattgccaattaaatgaggaaaagggggaaaatttgggaaaaaattggggaaaaattgggggaaaaattggggaaaattaggggaaaattggggaaaaattggggaaaaatggggagaaaaatcaggaaaaaatcacaaaaaaatcaggaaaaatcactaaaaaacccaatttttgtcggattttcccccagttttttttctatttgatgtttaaatcttttatttttatatttttacagaatCTCAGgttcctgagcagcccagctcgCTGCCCTGCGCCCTTTACCCTCAGGGATCTCGCTGAGCTgggaaatctggggaaaaatgagaaaaaattggggaaaaaattggggaaaaaaggggaaaaattggggaaaaaattggggaaaaaaggggaaaaattggggaaaaaattggggaaaaaaggggaaaaattgggaaaaaattgaggaaaaatgggggaaaatttggggaaaaattgggtgAAAGTTTGGcaaaaagtggagaaaaaatgtggaaaaaacgagggaaaaaatagggaaaaattggttaaaattgggaaaaaattgggaaaaaaaaagggaaaaaatccgaaataaatagagaaaaaatgagaCCGAAATAGggaaaagaatcagaaaaaaatcagagaaaaatcagaaaaaaatcagaaaaaataggggaaaaattgggaaaaatcagaaagaagtag is from Camarhynchus parvulus unplaced genomic scaffold, STF_HiC, whole genome shotgun sequence and encodes:
- the LOC115916903 gene encoding netrin receptor DCC-like, whose product is SIRVRWQPPPPGSQHGFLTGYKIRHRRNSRRGEAETLEGTNLWCLFTDLDKGSQHSFQVAAMTANGTGPPSAWVAAETPDHDLDESQVPEQPSSLHVRPLPSGISLSWTPPQNPNVVIRGFLIGYGVGSPYAATVTLEPKQRSYNILNLEPNSHYVISLKAFNKP